Within Mycobacteriales bacterium, the genomic segment GACGAGCAGCGGTAGCTTCTCGCCACCCGGAATACTGCGCCCCGTGGACGTGCAGGACTGGTGGTCAGGCGGCGAAGTGGTTCCACTGGAGCTGAGCGGAACCGAGCAGGGCGTCTTCGTTCGCCGCGAGGGGTGGGGGCCGTCCATGACGCTGCTGCATGGGTTCCCCAGCTCATCGCACGACTGGGCGAAGATCGCCCCTGCCTTGGCCGAGCGCTACGCGCTCACGATGCCCGACCTGCTGGGCTTCGGCGCGTCCAGCAAGCCGCGCGAGCACCGCTACTCGGTGCTCGAGCAGGCGGACCTGGTCGAGGCGCTGTGGGTGCGCGAGGGGATCGCGTCGACGGTGGTCGTGGCGCACGACTACTCGGTCAGCGTCGCGCAGGAGCTCCTGACGCGGCGCGCGGCCGGCGCGCTCGCGGTCGACGTGCGCGCGCTCCACTTCATGAACGGGGGCGTCTACCCGGATCTGCATCGGCCCCAGCCCGCGCAGGTGGCCCTACTCGATCCGGAGCACGGGCCGCAGATAAGCGCTGCGATGAACGGCGAGTTGTTCATGGCCGGCCTCGCGCCGACATTCCCGGAGGGGTACGGCTCGGCTGCCGACGCCGCCAGGATCTGGCAGAGCTTCCACCTCCACAACGGACAGCGGAACACGCATCTCCTGATCCGCTACATCGAGGACCGCCGCGAGAACGCCGAGCGCTGGACGCAGGTACTCGAGACGACTGACGTACCGCTTACCTTCGTCTGGGGAATGCTCGATCCGGTCTCCGGCGCGCACATGGCCGAGCGCATCCGCGAGCGACTCCCGGACGCACCGTTCACGGCGCTGGAGGACGTTGCACATTGGCCGCCGCTTGAGGCACCGGAGCGCGTGGCCGCCGCGCTACTGAGCAGCCAGCCCTAGAAACGTCTTCTCACCTGCCTCGTCGGTCTCGCCTTAATCGGCCGGCTTCCACTTCGGACGACGGACGAAAGTCAAGTCATTCGCGTTCCTCGACGATGCTTTGGAACAACTTGAGCTTGCGCTCAGGCTCACTCAAGGTGACTCCCGAGACGAGGCTGCCGTTACGCAAGAAATCGGCCGACTGCACGAGGCACGCGGTGAGTTCGGCGCGGCCCGTGAGTGGCTCGAAACATCGCTATCACTGTTTCGCGAGCTGGGCGATGAAGTTCAGGAGAAGACGACGCGCGAGGCCATTGCACGAGTCGCGCCGAAGACACACGATTGAACCTCGCGATCCCGGCCTTCCGCTTGCGACGAACAGGGGCATCCGATCGCTCGGCGGAGAGTAGGCACCCAAGGGGCCGGCTGAGCCGCGCCAGGGCGGAGCCGTTCCCTACGTGCGCGGCCGCTCCCGTGTCTTCTCCACGCGAGCGAGTAGGGCTGCCGTGCCGGCCGTCACGAGCGCGGCGAGTAGCGCCATCACGATGTAGGTGGACTCGAGTCCTGCCCCCGGCGCGGCGGCGCTTGCGACTAAGGCACCGACGCTCGCGGCCGCAAGGACGACAGTGCGCCCGGAGATGCCCACACGCGCCTGCATCGAACTGGCGACACGTCGCTGCCGCTCACCAACGAACACCGCTGCGAGCACTGCGCCGCCGAGCTCGAGCAGGATGACTCCGACCAGCGCCTGCGGACGACTGGGCTGACGCCACGATCAGGATCGCGGCGACACAGGCGACCATCCCGCCGACGGTGATCGCTCGCGGCTGTGCGCATCGTTGCAGGACCGCCAGCGCGCGGGTGGAGTTTGGCTGGCCCGGGACTCGGGGACATAGCGGCTACCCGGAGCGGCTACGGGGCCCAGCCGCGCGGTTGGGAGGCCCGCTGGCGGGGGCTCCTGGGTCTGAAGGCAGGTGTTTTCGTCAACCACTGACACGACAGTGGAGGTTTTCACAGTGCTTTCAGACGCCCTCGCGCGGCGCCTCATTCGGCTCATGCTCATTTCGGCCATCGGCGCTGCGGCGATGTTGACCGGCCCAACCGCCAGCCAAGCAGCCACTCTCACGTTCTCGCCGTCCGCCGACTCGTATGTCGACGCGAGCCAGCCGGATACGAACTTCGGTGGCTTGCAGAAGATCCGTACGGACGGTTCACCGGTCGTCCGCAGTTATCTCCGCTTCGACGTCACCGGCTTCAGCGGCAGCGTGCAGAAGGCGACTCTGTCGCTGGTCCCGGCCAGCTCGTTGAGCGGCGCGGTGACCGCCTCCGCAGTCGCCGACAACAGCTGGTCAGAGACGACGATCACGAATACGAACGCGCCCGCCACGGGTACCACCCTCAGCTCGGTGCCGTCGGCTGTCACGGGCACGCCGATGTCGTTCGATGTGACGAAGGCGGTGCCGGGGAACGGGCCGGTGAGCATCGCTCTCACGAGCTCCTCCGTCACGGCGCTCGCGATCTGGAGTCGCGAGGCCGGGGGCACGAACGTGCCGCAGCTCGTCGTTGACGTGCAGACCGACACGACGGCGCCGAGCGCGCCGGACGGTCTGACCGCCACGGGCGGCGACAAGCAGGTCTCGCTCACGTGGAATGCCGCCTCCGACGACACCGGCGTCACGGGCTACCGCCTCTACCGCCAGAACGCCGACGGCAGCTGGCCGACGACGGCAACCGCCACGACCGCCGCCGCGACGCGCAGCTTCACCGATACGGGGCGGACGAACGGGACCGCCTACACCTACCGGGTGACGGCGATCGACGCCGCCGGCAACGAGTCGGCCCCGTCGGCGACCGCCGCGGCGACGCCGCAGGCGCCGCCGGACACGACGGCGCCGAGCGCCCCGGGTGGACTCGCCGCCACCAGCGGTGACACCAAGGTCACGCTCAGCTGGAGTGCGTCGACCGACAACGTCGGCGTCGCCAGCTATCGCATCTACCGCCAGAACGCCGACGGCAGCTGGCCGCTGACGTCGACCGGCAACACCCCAAGCGGGACGCGCACGTTCACGGACAGCGGACTGACCGACGGGACTGCCTACACCTACCGCGTGACGGCAATCGACGCGGCCGGCAACGAGTCGGCCCCGTCGGCGACGGCATCGGCAACGCCGCAGGCACCGCCACCGCCGCCGCAGAGCCCCTGCGGCACAGCCGCCACGCCGCCGCAGTGGCAGCACGTGGTCTGGGTCGTGATGGAGAACCACGCGTATAGCCAGGTGATCGGG encodes:
- a CDS encoding alkaline phosphatase family protein, whose protein sequence is MSIALTSSSVTALAIWSREAGGTNVPQLVVDVQTDTTAPSAPDGLTATGGDKQVSLTWNAASDDTGVTGYRLYRQNADGSWPTTATATTAAATRSFTDTGRTNGTAYTYRVTAIDAAGNESAPSATAAATPQAPPDTTAPSAPGGLAATSGDTKVTLSWSASTDNVGVASYRIYRQNADGSWPLTSTGNTPSGTRTFTDSGLTDGTAYTYRVTAIDAAGNESAPSATASATPQAPPPPPQSPCGTAATPPQWQHVVWVVMENHAYSQVIGSSSAPYENSLAAQCGLATNYFAITHPSLPNYIAMTSGSPQGITDDNPPSSHPVAAESIFSQMGTGRWRSLQESMPSNCLLGNSGLYAVKHNPAAYYTNIRTDCQNYDVPLGATPDISAPFTFVTPNMCDDTHDCSVTTGDSWLKTFVGKLTSTPEYQSGTTAIFVTWDEDDMTNVNQVATIVISPSTTPGTQSATKFTHYSLLHTTEEMFGITNFLGGAASATSMRSAFNL
- a CDS encoding alpha/beta hydrolase, with amino-acid sequence MDVQDWWSGGEVVPLELSGTEQGVFVRREGWGPSMTLLHGFPSSSHDWAKIAPALAERYALTMPDLLGFGASSKPREHRYSVLEQADLVEALWVREGIASTVVVAHDYSVSVAQELLTRRAAGALAVDVRALHFMNGGVYPDLHRPQPAQVALLDPEHGPQISAAMNGELFMAGLAPTFPEGYGSAADAARIWQSFHLHNGQRNTHLLIRYIEDRRENAERWTQVLETTDVPLTFVWGMLDPVSGAHMAERIRERLPDAPFTALEDVAHWPPLEAPERVAAALLSSQP